The Gemmatimonadota bacterium genomic interval CGCGGGGGACCGGCCTAGCATCCAGCGGCTGCCCGACCCGGTCACCTGGGAGAAGCTCGAAGGCTGGATCCGGGTGTTTTCGAAAGACAAGAAATGGGAAGGCATCGAGAAGTGCTTGATCACCGCCCGGCGCATGGGCGGCCATGACCACGAGATCCTGCCGCTGCTCTTCGAATGCGCCATGGCGCCCCATTTCCTCGGCAATTCGAACAACCTGCTCAACATCGGCTACATCGCGGAGGTGCTCGAGGAATTCGGATGGGACGATGCGGAGGAACTGGTCTGCAACCTGTCGGCCAAGATCCTGGGCCAGGAGCGGGGTCTGCCCGACGAGATCCGGCAGTCGGCCATCGACCGGTTCATTGCCGACACGGCGACGCTGGATGCCCTCGAAGACGGACAGGCCGACGGTTTCGCCGTGGATTTCGACGAGGATGCCTTCGCCGAAGGCCTGGTCAGCGGCGAGATCGGACCGACCTTCGGTGCGGTCACGCAGGCGTTGAAAGACGGCGTATCCATTGATCGGATCGTGACGACCATGGTGATCCTCGCCGCGGACCGCATGGCGCGCACGCCGGTGAACATGAACCCCGGCTGGGGGGGACTGGTCCGGGAGATGATGATGGCCTCCGCGGTGCGCAAGGCCCAGCGGTTTGCCGGCTCCAGGGTCGCCGCCCAGGCTCTGTACCACGTCGCCTGGCAGTTCTATGGCGACCGTTGGCTGAACATCACCCACCGGCCCCTGTCCGAGTCCCGCGGCAGCCTGCCCCCGGGAAGCGCGGACGAGTCCGAAGCGATCGAAAGCGTCCTTTCATCCATCGAAAAGATCCAGATCAGGGAAATCGGGCGGCAGACCCGGGACTACCTGCGATCCGGCTATTCGGGAGACGCGCTGCTCAGCGGTCTCGGCCTGGTGATCCTCAAGGACGATAACGGCCGCAACATCCTCTCCACGCTGCGGACCATCTTCGACGAGTGGACCCTGTGCGCGGATCACCCCTCGCGCAACCAGTTGCTGGTCGGCCTGGCACGCTGGGCCACCGACAGCCGGCGCGCCACGGGAAGCCAGTCCGCCGCGGCGACAGCCCTGCGGTTCGCCAAGGGGCAGACCGCGGTGGATCTGTACGAGGCGTAGTCGCCAATCTCTACCCGGGTCGAATCGGTTTCGAGGTGCACGGACATGGGTGCGGATTCTTCGATAAAACGGCTTAACACACTATACCGGGAAGACCCCGACGAGGCCGACCGGTTGCTGTTCGGACGCCGCACCTATCCTGATCGGCGCGGATTCCTGAAGAACGCCGGCCTGGCGGCCATGGGCGCGCTGGTCGGGGCCGCGATCCCCTTCCACCGCGACATCCCCGCCCACTTCATTCCGGTGGCGCTCGCCGCCGAGGGCGTCATTCCCGGCAAGGACGGCCTCACGGTCCTCAATGACCTGCCCATGTGCGCGGAGACCCCTCCGCACCTCCTCGATGACACCATCACGCCCACCGAAAGACACTTCGTCCGCAACAACGGACTGATGCCCGAGGATCTGGACGCATCGCGCTGGCTACTTGCGATCGACGGCCTGGTCGACCACCCGTTGACGCTCGGTCTCGATGATCTAGGAGCGCGTTTCGAAGTCGTAACCCGTGCATTGGCCCTGGAATGCGCGGGTAACGGGCGTGCCTTCTTCGACCCGAAGACGAAGGGCGAACAGTGGACCTACGGCGCGGTGGCCTGCTCGAAGTGGACGGGGGTGCGGCTTTCAGATGTGCTGGCGGCCGCTGGAATCTGGCCCGAAGCCGTCTACACCGCCCACTACGGCGCCGATACCCACCTTTCCGGCGCGTCGGCCGGGCTTCCCATCTCCCGCGGGGTGCCGATCGACAAGGCCATGGACCCGCACAGTCTCATCGCCTTTGCCCAGAACGGCCGGCCGATCCACCCTATGAACGGCGGCCCGCTGCGGCTGATCGTCCCCGGTTGGCCCGGTTCGTGTTCCCAGAAGTGGCTGACTCGCGTTGAGATCCGGGACCGGGTACACGACGGGCCCAAGATGACCGGAACCTCTTACCGCCTGCCGGACCGTGGGATCGCGCCCGGCGAGACCGTGGATGAACAGGACTTCCGCATCATCGAGCGCATGCCGGTGAAGTCGCTGATCACCCATCCCGCGACGGGACACCGGACAACGGAAGGCTCGGTCGAGGTGCGCGGTCATGGGTGGACGGGCGAGGGGCGCGTCGACTCGGTGGACCTGTCGATCGACTTCGGGGCGACCTGGATGCCCGCGACGCTGGATGATCCGGTAAACGCCTACGCCTGGCAGAACTGGCGGGCCACAGTGTCGTTCCCGCAGGAAGGATATTACGAGGTTTGGGCCAGGGCGACGGATTCGCGCGGCGTCAGCCAGCCCCACGCCATCGCGTGGAATCCCGGCGGCTACCTGAACAACGCCATGCACCGTATTGCCGTTTACGTGGAGTGAACCCGACCGGCTGGTGTTTTAACTCACATTGCCAAGGGGGTATGTTGCGTGCATAAAGTTCAGGGATTCGGCGGGTTCTTCTTTCGGGCAGAGGATCCGGAAGGACTTGCGAAATGGTACCATGATCACCTTGGCATCGATCCTGCTCCAACGAACATGGAGATGACGCCCTGGATGACCAAGTCCGGGGTCACGGTTTTCTCACCATTCAACGCTGACACGGATTACTTCGCAGCGGACAAGGCTTTCATGTTGAACTTCCGCGTGGCCGATCTGGACGCGATGATCACACAATTGAAGTCTGCGGATATCGAGGTCAGCCACGAAAGCGAGATGGAGGGCATCGGTCGCTTCGCCCGTATCCACGACCCCGAAGGAAACGCGATCGAGCTTTGGGAACCCGCCTCGTGAGATTCGGGATTACGCCGGTTGCGGACCCTGGAAGGGGCAGCCCGTGGGGTCGGATCCTTTGACAATCACGCCTTCCTTCTGTCGTTGCCGCGGGAGGGGTATTACGAGGTTTGGACCAGGGCGATGTATTCCCGCGTCGTCAGCCAGTCCCACGCCATCGCGTGGAATCCCGGCGGCTACCTGAACAACGCTATGTACCGTATTGCCGTTTACGTGGAGTAGGAACCTCCCTACGCCACGATTTTATTTCCGATAGTGCGATATAGAATCCTACTTATCCGAAAGGGGTTGGTGAAACGCTAAGTAGTTATTGACAACGTATCAAATTTGATACACGTTAGAAACGATGTCTGCATGTTGCGTGTAGTTTTCTATAGGACTGAAAGTGGACGTGAACCGGTCCGGGATTGGTTGACAACTTTAACCAGAGAGGATAAGAAGGCTATAGGCGCAGATATCAAGACAGTTCAGTTTGGCTGGCCATTGGGTATGCCACTAGTACGCAGACTGTATCGTGGGGTTTGGGAAGTGAGGTCTGTACTTCAAGGACGCAAAGCGCGAGTGCTGTTCACAGTTCAAGGCAGCTCGATCGTTTTATTGCACGGGTTCATCAAGAAGGAACGTAAGACACCCTATCAGGACCTGCAACTCGCCAAAACGCGAGCGGCTAAGCTGGGAGATTTGCCAGAATGACTTCTGTTAACATACACGTCGGAAGCGACTTCGATGACTATCTGAAGGAAGAAGGACTGACTCAAGAGGTAGAACGAGTCGCGATAAAGCGAGTGGGTGCTTATCAGGTGGGGCAATACATGTTGAATCAGGGACTGACCAAGACGGAAATGGCCCGGCGAATGCACACGAGTCGTGCCTCACTGGATCGTCTACTGGATCCGGAAAACAGTTCGGTTACGTTGCAAACCCTCGAACGGGCGGCCCGTGCGCTGGGGAGACGTCTGCATATCGCGCTGGTTTGACGCTGATCCCGAGCTGCTACACGTTATCCACGGCCGGCCGCGGCAGATCCGCCCAGTGGTCCGTGGGATCGGATCCCTTGACGATCACGCCTTCCTTGTTCCAGTTGAGTTCGGCGCGGACGGAGGCGGCGCAGAACCTGAGCGTCAGGCCGCAACGGCGACGGTCCGATGTATTGAGCCCGGATCCATGCAGCAGCAGGTCGCTGTGCAGTGAGATCTCTCCCGCCTTGAGTTCGATGTCCACCTCGGTGCCGTACATCCCGACTTCTTTCACCGTCTGGTTGAGCACGTTGTTCTCGACTTCTTCGCTCATGTGATAGGTAAGGTGCCCGTAGTGGTGCGATCCGGCCACGAATCGCATGCAGGCGTTGCCCGTGTCCGCGTCGTCGATGGCCAGCCAGGCGGTGACCGTCTTTGAAGGCGAGAGGGGCCAGAAACTGGCGTCCTGGTGCCAGTTGACTATCTTGCCGTCCCCCGGAAGCTTGCAGAAGAAGTGGGCGCCCCAGCCCACGACGTCGTCGCCAAGCAGGTCGCTGATGTAGGCGACGATCCGCGGATCGTTCATGATGTCGTGCACCATGCCCGATTTCAGGTGGGCCGAAATGATGGAATAGTTGTGGTCGCCCCGCGCCATGACCTGCTCGATCATGCCGTCGAACTCATCCCGGATGGCGTCGATTTCTTCGTCCGAGTAAATCCTGAAGGGCTTCAGGTAGCCCTGTTCGTTGAAGATATCGATCTGTGCGCTCGTAAGCACGGCCGGATGGTCGTTGCGGACCGGGTGATACCGCAGGTCGCGGGACATGCGGATCAGGTCTTCCGGGGTCGGCATCTGCTTGAATCGGGTGTCCTGCAGGGTCGTCTGCGCCATGGGACCGCTCCTTGTGGTGGCCGTCGGCCGGGTTGAAGGCCTCAGCGCTCGTTTTTCGTCCTCAAAATGACGTTCTCGGTTTCCATTTCCCAGGTTTCATTGTAGACCAGGGGCCGCGGCCTGCGCGGCGGATAGTCCGGCGGGGGATTCTCCGGGTCATTCAGTTCCAGGCGGTCGCGACCCCGGGGCGCTTCATACCAGTGT includes:
- a CDS encoding Rieske (2Fe-2S) protein; the encoded protein is MATEQNGFVRVAGADEVVDGKPKAVKVEGRSIALFRHNGSIYATDNQCPHMGYPLTRGRVRNGVLTCDWHGWSYDLGGGGCFTGGCDDLETFPVEERNGDVFVSVGDGGSKRSDAHFLLLKEGLYSTDQWTISKAVAIMLARGVSEGDTLNLIIRHGGRHIATERGANDGGGEVSDFVNGIKVARQYESDDRIIPLTFAAHGLSGRAGDRPSIQRLPDPVTWEKLEGWIRVFSKDKKWEGIEKCLITARRMGGHDHEILPLLFECAMAPHFLGNSNNLLNIGYIAEVLEEFGWDDAEELVCNLSAKILGQERGLPDEIRQSAIDRFIADTATLDALEDGQADGFAVDFDEDAFAEGLVSGEIGPTFGAVTQALKDGVSIDRIVTTMVILAADRMARTPVNMNPGWGGLVREMMMASAVRKAQRFAGSRVAAQALYHVAWQFYGDRWLNITHRPLSESRGSLPPGSADESEAIESVLSSIEKIQIREIGRQTRDYLRSGYSGDALLSGLGLVILKDDNGRNILSTLRTIFDEWTLCADHPSRNQLLVGLARWATDSRRATGSQSAAATALRFAKGQTAVDLYEA
- a CDS encoding sulfite oxidase; protein product: MGADSSIKRLNTLYREDPDEADRLLFGRRTYPDRRGFLKNAGLAAMGALVGAAIPFHRDIPAHFIPVALAAEGVIPGKDGLTVLNDLPMCAETPPHLLDDTITPTERHFVRNNGLMPEDLDASRWLLAIDGLVDHPLTLGLDDLGARFEVVTRALALECAGNGRAFFDPKTKGEQWTYGAVACSKWTGVRLSDVLAAAGIWPEAVYTAHYGADTHLSGASAGLPISRGVPIDKAMDPHSLIAFAQNGRPIHPMNGGPLRLIVPGWPGSCSQKWLTRVEIRDRVHDGPKMTGTSYRLPDRGIAPGETVDEQDFRIIERMPVKSLITHPATGHRTTEGSVEVRGHGWTGEGRVDSVDLSIDFGATWMPATLDDPVNAYAWQNWRATVSFPQEGYYEVWARATDSRGVSQPHAIAWNPGGYLNNAMHRIAVYVE
- a CDS encoding VOC family protein — its product is MHKVQGFGGFFFRAEDPEGLAKWYHDHLGIDPAPTNMEMTPWMTKSGVTVFSPFNADTDYFAADKAFMLNFRVADLDAMITQLKSADIEVSHESEMEGIGRFARIHDPEGNAIELWEPAS
- a CDS encoding type II toxin-antitoxin system RelE/ParE family toxin gives rise to the protein MLRVVFYRTESGREPVRDWLTTLTREDKKAIGADIKTVQFGWPLGMPLVRRLYRGVWEVRSVLQGRKARVLFTVQGSSIVLLHGFIKKERKTPYQDLQLAKTRAAKLGDLPE
- a CDS encoding helix-turn-helix domain-containing protein, with amino-acid sequence MTSVNIHVGSDFDDYLKEEGLTQEVERVAIKRVGAYQVGQYMLNQGLTKTEMARRMHTSRASLDRLLDPENSSVTLQTLERAARALGRRLHIALV
- a CDS encoding phytanoyl-CoA dioxygenase family protein, which encodes MAQTTLQDTRFKQMPTPEDLIRMSRDLRYHPVRNDHPAVLTSAQIDIFNEQGYLKPFRIYSDEEIDAIRDEFDGMIEQVMARGDHNYSIISAHLKSGMVHDIMNDPRIVAYISDLLGDDVVGWGAHFFCKLPGDGKIVNWHQDASFWPLSPSKTVTAWLAIDDADTGNACMRFVAGSHHYGHLTYHMSEEVENNVLNQTVKEVGMYGTEVDIELKAGEISLHSDLLLHGSGLNTSDRRRCGLTLRFCAASVRAELNWNKEGVIVKGSDPTDHWADLPRPAVDNV